In a genomic window of Tachysurus vachellii isolate PV-2020 chromosome 13, HZAU_Pvac_v1, whole genome shotgun sequence:
- the LOC132855924 gene encoding integrin alpha-6-like isoform X1 → MRTMELWRISLTVNLWLISSMNLQHASAFNLDDTNILRKTGEPGSLFGFSLAMHHQLKPTDQQLLLIGAPRAKALPGQKANITGGLYRCKFTTQSDDCERIPVDTEDSRPGQGFDQRENQWMGVLVKSQGPGGKVVVCSHRYQQWIRDNRLVLGRCFILEQNLIVADTRTFCRNRGSSKEQFGYCQQGVSAAFTRDKNYIVFSGPGAYDWKGTVRMEPVENFFLDSYETEGQNVFDGTLIPLTISSYLGFALDSGMNLLKKDEQVIVAGAPRSNLSGEVLILKPEAVEAQVSLRVAHVLHGPGLASSFGYSLAVTDLNADGWDDLVVGAPQYSTTDIEAGIGGAVYVYINRRDGRDWDRLQPDILTGNKDSMFGLAVANTGDVNHDGYNDFAVGAPYDNDADGAVYIYFGKNGHFTQKDYQVLQGKAHRIKLFGYSLAGNVDIDENGYPDLAVGSLSDSVLVYRAKPVISIEKSLTLTPSEMDFKKRDCQKGHCLITAESCFSYTTYPATYNPKLQILYKLNADERWVQERHQSRLVFQNNHEGNTVLQTQGQKQCVQSSLRLRANTENKLTEIPVSVSVSLPQYSPPQTLSQSSLPALQPALNDLQPRESTAKFVFLNPGCGSDNICQSNLQLQYSFCSKDQHQDSCSALAREDGVAVISPGAGNTALEVTVTNPGGDDAHLAQLVANFPESLPLSSVILNPDSKVNVQCDVDASKTRVECNLGNPFKRNAEVTFYLLLNSDRLTPSVTDVNVTLNLQTIGVQNISETVAEARVFFELYLQVFGQAKPSQVYYREAEESKEIRDPVQYEFTISNMGRPLKSFASVTLDIQWPKENKAGKRLLYLLRITGPNNQSIRCSPDSEISPLRQPQEVISRGKRQAENEAKASAFSTEGLLSLFGSKRHYKYLTCDDELKCLALRCPLKAADRTAVTLHSRLWSSTFIEEYGSLKYLDIVLNASLSLDGSQKNIRLRRSQTQVRLTVFPEKKPTFLSRVPWWVILLSVVLALLLLSLLIYFLSKIPAGEGQMKAKDVSLRHRLIVKQLSEWKRQTPKPRS, encoded by the exons ATGAGAACCATGGAGCTGTGGAGAATATCACTGACTGTAAACCTGTGGCTCATCAGTAGCATGAATCTACAGCATGCATCAGCTTTCAACCTGGATGATACCAACATTTTAAGGAAAACCGGAGAGCCTGGGAGTTTGTTTGGATTTTCCCTTGCAATGCACCACCAACTCAAACCTACTGACCAGCAACt CTTGCTGATCGGTGCTCCACGTGCGAAAGCCTTACCTGGTCAGAAAGCCAACATAACTGGAGGTCTCTATCGCTGTAAGTTCACAACGCAGAGTGATGACTGTGAACGGATCCCTGTAGACACTGAAG ATTCGAGGCCAGGACAGGGATTTGACCAGCGGGAAAACCAGTGGATGGGTGTGCTTGTGAAAAGCCAGGGTCCAGGAGGAAAAGTGGTG GTTTGTTCTCACCGCTACCAGCAGTGGATAAGGGACAATCGACTGGTGCTGGGCAGATGCTTCATCCTGGAACAGAACCTGATTGTAGCTGACACAAGGACGTTTTGCCGCAATCGGGGCAGTTCAAAGGAGCAGTTCGGTTACTGCCAACAGGGCGTCTCTGCAGCTTTCACCAGGGATAAGAACTATATTGTGTTCTCAGGGCCTGGTGCCTACGACTGGAAAG GTACTGTCCGCATGGAGCCAGTTGAAAACTTTTTTCTGGATTCCTATGAAACCGAAGGACAGAATGTATTCGACGGAACTTTAATCCCACTGACCATCAGCAGCTATTTAG GCTTTGCTCTGGACTCTGGAATGAATCTGTTAAAGAAAGATGAGCAGGTCATAGTGGCCGGAGCTCCACGCTCCAATCTCAGTGGTGAGGTTCTGATCTTAAAGCCTGAAGCTGTGGAGGCTCAGGTGAGTCTGAGAGTAGCTCACGTTCTCCATGGCCCGGGTCTGGCGTCCTCTTTCGGCTACTCGCTGGCTGTGACGGACCTCAATGCAGACGG ATGGGATGATCTTGTGGTTGGTGCTCCTCAGTACAGCACGACGGACATAGAGGCAGGGATAGGTGGCGCTGTTTACGTCTACATAAACCGCAGAGACGGTCGAGACTGGGACCGGTTACAGCCAGACATTCTTACTGGAAATAAAGACTCCATGTTTGGACTAGCGGTAGCAAACACCGGGGATGTCAATCACGACGGATACAACG ATTTTGCAGTTGGAGCACCTTATGATAATGATGCCGATGGTGCAGTGTATATTTACTTTGGCAAAAATGGACATTTTACACAGAAAGACTACCAA GTTTTACAGGGTAAAGCCCATCGAATCAAACTGTTCGGCTATTCCCTGGCTGGAAATGTGGATATAGATGAGAACGGCTATCCAGACTTAGCCGTGGGCTCACTTTCTGACAGCGTACTCGTCTACAG ggctaaacCAGTGATTAGCATTGAGAAATCCTTGACATTAACACCAAGTGAGATGGACTTCAAGAAAAGAGACTGCCAGAAAGGTCACTG CCTTATTACAGCTGAATCCTGCTTCTCCTACACGACATATCCAGCGACGTATAACCCTAAACTGC AGATTCTCTACAAGCTGAACGCTGATGAACGCTGGGTTCAGGAACGTCATCAGTCCCGTCTGGTTTTCCAGAACAATCATGAAGGAAACACCGTCCTCCAGACACAGGGTCAAAAACAATGCGTCCAAAGCAGCCTCCGTCTCCGG GCTAACACAGAGAACAAGCTTACAGAAATCCCCGTCAGTGTGTCGGTGTCTCTGCCGCAGTACAGTCCTCCTCAGACGCTGAGCCAAAGCTCTCTACCTGCTCTCCAGCCAGCGCTAAATGATCTCCAGCCTCGGGAAAGCACAGCGAAA tttgtgtttttgaaCCCTGGCTGTGGAAGTGATAATATCTGTCAGAGTAACCTGCAGCTACAATACAGCTTCTGCTCCAAAGACCAACATCAGGACTCATGTTCAGCACTAGCCAG GGAGGATGGAGTGGCAGTAATCTCCCCCGGCGCTGGGAACACGGCCCTGGAGGTCACTGTGACCAATCCAGGAGGAGATGATGCTCATCTCGCTCAACTGGTTGCAAACTTTCCAGAATCTCTACCGTTATCATCAGTCATCCTCAACCCAGATAGT AAAGTGAACGTGCAGTGTGACGTGGATGCGAGTAAAACCAGAGTGGAATGTAACCTCGGAAATCCTTTCAAAAGAAATGCAGAG GTAACGTTTTATCTCTTGCTAAACTCTGACCGTCTGACGCCGAGCGTAACGGACGTCAACGTGACGCTGAATCTCCAGAC GATCGGCGTGCAAAATATTTCCGAAACGGTCGCAGAGGCTCGAGTTTTCTTTGAGCTGTATCTGCAAGTGTTTGG ACAGGCCAAACCGTCTCAAGTGTACTATCGAGAAGCAGAGGAAAGCAAGGAGATCAGAGATCCTGTGCAGTACGAGTTCACG ATCAGTAACATGGGTCGACCTCTGAAGTCCTTCGCGTCCGTGACTCTCGACATCCAGTGGCCGAAGGAGAACAAAGCAGGCAAGAGGCTCCTGTACCTGCTGCGGATCACCGGACCGAACAACCAGAGCATCCGGTGCAGCCCAGACTCAGAAATCAGTCCTCTCAGACAACCTCAGGAG GTGATATCGAGAGGAAAACGTCAAGCAGAAAACGAAGCCAAGGCCTCAGCTTTCAGCACTGAAGGACTTCTGTCCTTATTCGGAAGCAAAAGACATTACAAATATCTG ACGTGTGATGATGAATTAAAGTGTTTGGCACTCCGATGCCCCCTAAAGGCAGCAGACAGAACTGCAGTTACTCTTCACTCACGACTGTGGAGCAGCACTTTCATTGAG GAATACGGCTCATTGAAATATCTGGACATCGTACTGAATGCGTCTCTCAGCCTTGACGGATCTCAGAAGAACATCAGGCTTAGAAGATCTCAAACTCAG gTGAGACTAACAGTGTTCCCAGAGAAGAAGCCGACTTTTCTCAGTCGAGTCCCCTGGTGGGTGATTCTGCTCAGCGTGGTGCTCGCACTGCTGCTCCTCAGCCTCCTGATCTACTTCCTGTCCAAG ATACCAGCTGGTGAAGGTCAAATGAAGGCTAAAGACGTATCTCTGAGACACCGTCTAATCGTAAAGCAGCTGTCAGAATGGAAACGTCAGACCCCTAAACCAAGATCTTAA
- the LOC132855924 gene encoding integrin alpha-6-like isoform X2, with translation MRTMELWRISLTVNLWLISSMNLQHASAFNLDDTNILRKTGEPGSLFGFSLAMHHQLKPTDQQLLLIGAPRAKALPGQKANITGGLYRCKFTTQSDDCERIPVDTEDSRPGQGFDQRENQWMGVLVKSQGPGGKVVVCSHRYQQWIRDNRLVLGRCFILEQNLIVADTRTFCRNRGSSKEQFGYCQQGVSAAFTRDKNYIVFSGPGAYDWKGTVRMEPVENFFLDSYETEGQNVFDGTLIPLTISSYLGFALDSGMNLLKKDEQVIVAGAPRSNLSGEVLILKPEAVEAQVSLRVAHVLHGPGLASSFGYSLAVTDLNADGWDDLVVGAPQYSTTDIEAGIGGAVYVYINRRDGRDWDRLQPDILTGNKDSMFGLAVANTGDVNHDGYNDFAVGAPYDNDADGAVYIYFGKNGHFTQKDYQVLQGKAHRIKLFGYSLAGNVDIDENGYPDLAVGSLSDSVLVYRAKPVISIEKSLTLTPSEMDFKKRDCQKGHCLITAESCFSYTTYPATYNPKLQILYKLNADERWVQERHQSRLVFQNNHEGNTVLQTQGQKQCVQSSLRLRANTENKLTEIPVSVSVSLPQYSPPQTLSQSSLPALQPALNDLQPRESTAKFVFLNPGCGSDNICQSNLQLQYSFCSKDQHQDSCSALAREDGVAVISPGAGNTALEVTVTNPGGDDAHLAQLVANFPESLPLSSVILNPDSKVNVQCDVDASKTRVECNLGNPFKRNAEVTFYLLLNSDRLTPSVTDVNVTLNLQTIGVQNISETVAEARVFFELYLQVFGQAKPSQVYYREAEESKEIRDPVQYEFTISNMGRPLKSFASVTLDIQWPKENKAGKRLLYLLRITGPNNQSIRCSPDSEISPLRQPQEVISRGKRQAENEAKASAFSTEGLLSLFGSKRHYKYLTCDDELKCLALRCPLKAADRTAVTLHSRLWSSTFIEEYGSLKYLDIVLNASLSLDGSQKNIRLRRSQTQVRLTVFPEKKPTFLSRVPWWVILLSVVLALLLLSLLIYFLSKLGLLDCAMCTGAKGYHTMKQIHTTK, from the exons ATGAGAACCATGGAGCTGTGGAGAATATCACTGACTGTAAACCTGTGGCTCATCAGTAGCATGAATCTACAGCATGCATCAGCTTTCAACCTGGATGATACCAACATTTTAAGGAAAACCGGAGAGCCTGGGAGTTTGTTTGGATTTTCCCTTGCAATGCACCACCAACTCAAACCTACTGACCAGCAACt CTTGCTGATCGGTGCTCCACGTGCGAAAGCCTTACCTGGTCAGAAAGCCAACATAACTGGAGGTCTCTATCGCTGTAAGTTCACAACGCAGAGTGATGACTGTGAACGGATCCCTGTAGACACTGAAG ATTCGAGGCCAGGACAGGGATTTGACCAGCGGGAAAACCAGTGGATGGGTGTGCTTGTGAAAAGCCAGGGTCCAGGAGGAAAAGTGGTG GTTTGTTCTCACCGCTACCAGCAGTGGATAAGGGACAATCGACTGGTGCTGGGCAGATGCTTCATCCTGGAACAGAACCTGATTGTAGCTGACACAAGGACGTTTTGCCGCAATCGGGGCAGTTCAAAGGAGCAGTTCGGTTACTGCCAACAGGGCGTCTCTGCAGCTTTCACCAGGGATAAGAACTATATTGTGTTCTCAGGGCCTGGTGCCTACGACTGGAAAG GTACTGTCCGCATGGAGCCAGTTGAAAACTTTTTTCTGGATTCCTATGAAACCGAAGGACAGAATGTATTCGACGGAACTTTAATCCCACTGACCATCAGCAGCTATTTAG GCTTTGCTCTGGACTCTGGAATGAATCTGTTAAAGAAAGATGAGCAGGTCATAGTGGCCGGAGCTCCACGCTCCAATCTCAGTGGTGAGGTTCTGATCTTAAAGCCTGAAGCTGTGGAGGCTCAGGTGAGTCTGAGAGTAGCTCACGTTCTCCATGGCCCGGGTCTGGCGTCCTCTTTCGGCTACTCGCTGGCTGTGACGGACCTCAATGCAGACGG ATGGGATGATCTTGTGGTTGGTGCTCCTCAGTACAGCACGACGGACATAGAGGCAGGGATAGGTGGCGCTGTTTACGTCTACATAAACCGCAGAGACGGTCGAGACTGGGACCGGTTACAGCCAGACATTCTTACTGGAAATAAAGACTCCATGTTTGGACTAGCGGTAGCAAACACCGGGGATGTCAATCACGACGGATACAACG ATTTTGCAGTTGGAGCACCTTATGATAATGATGCCGATGGTGCAGTGTATATTTACTTTGGCAAAAATGGACATTTTACACAGAAAGACTACCAA GTTTTACAGGGTAAAGCCCATCGAATCAAACTGTTCGGCTATTCCCTGGCTGGAAATGTGGATATAGATGAGAACGGCTATCCAGACTTAGCCGTGGGCTCACTTTCTGACAGCGTACTCGTCTACAG ggctaaacCAGTGATTAGCATTGAGAAATCCTTGACATTAACACCAAGTGAGATGGACTTCAAGAAAAGAGACTGCCAGAAAGGTCACTG CCTTATTACAGCTGAATCCTGCTTCTCCTACACGACATATCCAGCGACGTATAACCCTAAACTGC AGATTCTCTACAAGCTGAACGCTGATGAACGCTGGGTTCAGGAACGTCATCAGTCCCGTCTGGTTTTCCAGAACAATCATGAAGGAAACACCGTCCTCCAGACACAGGGTCAAAAACAATGCGTCCAAAGCAGCCTCCGTCTCCGG GCTAACACAGAGAACAAGCTTACAGAAATCCCCGTCAGTGTGTCGGTGTCTCTGCCGCAGTACAGTCCTCCTCAGACGCTGAGCCAAAGCTCTCTACCTGCTCTCCAGCCAGCGCTAAATGATCTCCAGCCTCGGGAAAGCACAGCGAAA tttgtgtttttgaaCCCTGGCTGTGGAAGTGATAATATCTGTCAGAGTAACCTGCAGCTACAATACAGCTTCTGCTCCAAAGACCAACATCAGGACTCATGTTCAGCACTAGCCAG GGAGGATGGAGTGGCAGTAATCTCCCCCGGCGCTGGGAACACGGCCCTGGAGGTCACTGTGACCAATCCAGGAGGAGATGATGCTCATCTCGCTCAACTGGTTGCAAACTTTCCAGAATCTCTACCGTTATCATCAGTCATCCTCAACCCAGATAGT AAAGTGAACGTGCAGTGTGACGTGGATGCGAGTAAAACCAGAGTGGAATGTAACCTCGGAAATCCTTTCAAAAGAAATGCAGAG GTAACGTTTTATCTCTTGCTAAACTCTGACCGTCTGACGCCGAGCGTAACGGACGTCAACGTGACGCTGAATCTCCAGAC GATCGGCGTGCAAAATATTTCCGAAACGGTCGCAGAGGCTCGAGTTTTCTTTGAGCTGTATCTGCAAGTGTTTGG ACAGGCCAAACCGTCTCAAGTGTACTATCGAGAAGCAGAGGAAAGCAAGGAGATCAGAGATCCTGTGCAGTACGAGTTCACG ATCAGTAACATGGGTCGACCTCTGAAGTCCTTCGCGTCCGTGACTCTCGACATCCAGTGGCCGAAGGAGAACAAAGCAGGCAAGAGGCTCCTGTACCTGCTGCGGATCACCGGACCGAACAACCAGAGCATCCGGTGCAGCCCAGACTCAGAAATCAGTCCTCTCAGACAACCTCAGGAG GTGATATCGAGAGGAAAACGTCAAGCAGAAAACGAAGCCAAGGCCTCAGCTTTCAGCACTGAAGGACTTCTGTCCTTATTCGGAAGCAAAAGACATTACAAATATCTG ACGTGTGATGATGAATTAAAGTGTTTGGCACTCCGATGCCCCCTAAAGGCAGCAGACAGAACTGCAGTTACTCTTCACTCACGACTGTGGAGCAGCACTTTCATTGAG GAATACGGCTCATTGAAATATCTGGACATCGTACTGAATGCGTCTCTCAGCCTTGACGGATCTCAGAAGAACATCAGGCTTAGAAGATCTCAAACTCAG gTGAGACTAACAGTGTTCCCAGAGAAGAAGCCGACTTTTCTCAGTCGAGTCCCCTGGTGGGTGATTCTGCTCAGCGTGGTGCTCGCACTGCTGCTCCTCAGCCTCCTGATCTACTTCCTGTCCAAG CTGGGATTGCTTGACTGTGCGATGTGTACTGGAGCTAAAGGGTATCACACCATGAAACAAATTCATACTACAAAATAA
- the LOC132855925 gene encoding neuronal acetylcholine receptor subunit beta-2-like encodes MAARMEKGLWLLFLTTALCAEVEERLINYLLSPERYNKLIRPAVNKSQQVTIAIQVSLAQLISVNEREQIMTTNCWLTQVWNDYRLMWNPDEYEGVMKVRLPSQHIWLPDIVLYNNADGTYEVSFYSNAVISSNGEVAWLPPAIYKSACRIEVRNFPFDQQNCTLKFRSWTYDHTEIDLVLLSDFASRDDFKPSGEWDIVSLPGRKNEDPDDITYLDITYDFIIKRKPLFYTINLIVPCVLITSLAILVFYLPSDCGEKITLCISVLLALTVFLLLISKIVPPTSLAVPLIGKYLMFAMVLVTFSIVTSVCVLNIHHRSPSTHTMPPWVKSFFLRRLPALLFMQRPGSSNIPENFQHKHQHHSCSENVHKREQDGLVDSTVFANIDSKIMSCRNREMQDSTEVRKRVAVKQSADMEEAMEGVRYVADKIKSKDDDEAVIEDWKYVAMVIDRLFLCIFVLVCVSGTVGLFMQPLVKSYNIPMADNTE; translated from the exons ATGGCTGCTCGGATGGAAAAAGGACTTTGGCTGCTTTTTCTCACCA CGGCGCTGTGCGCTGAGGTGGAGGAGCGATTAATTAATTACCTCCTGTCTCCTGAGCGCTACAACAAGCTCATACGACCAGCAGTTAACAAGAGCCAGCAGGTGACCATCGCCATCCAGGTGTCTCTAGCTCAGCTCATCAGtgtg AATGAAAGGGAACAGATTATGACCACCAACTGCTGGCTCACTCAG gtgtgGAACGATTACAGATTAATGTGGAATCCAGACGAGTACGAAGGGGTCATGAAAGTTCGTCTTCCTTCGCAGCACATTTGGCTGCCAGACATCGTTCTCTACAATAA TGCAGACGGGACTTACGAGGTGTCCTTCTACTCCAATGCTGTCATTTCCAGTAACGGTGAGGTTGCTTGGTTGCCTCCAGCCATCTATAAAAGCGCATGTAGGATCGAGGTGCGAAATTTTCCGTTCGACCAGCAGAACTGCACGCTGAAGTTCCGCTCTTGGACTTACGACCACACAGAGATCGACCTGGTCCTGCTGTCTGACTTCGCAAGCCGTGACGACTTCAAACCCAGCGGCGAGTGGGACATCGTGTCACTTCCCGGTCGCAAGAACGAAGACCCAGACGACATCACTTACCTGGATATCACTTACGACTTCATCATCAAACGCAAGCCACTGTTCTACACCATCAACTTGATTGTTCCTTGTGTTCTTATCACATCTTTGGCCATCTTGGTTTTCTACTTGCCTTCAGACTGTGGTGAGAAGATAACTTTGTGTATCTCGGTTCTCCTGGCCCTGACCGTTTTCCTGCTTCTCATCTCCAAGATCGTGCCTCCAACCTCGCTGGCTGTGCCACTCATAGGCAAGTACCTGATGTTCGCCATGGTGCTGGTGACCTTCTCCATTGTTACCAGCGTGTGCGTACTAAACATTCATCACCGTTctccaagcacacacaccatgcCACCGTGGGTCAAGAGCTTCTTTTTGCGTCGCCTTCCAGCGCTGTTGTTCATGCAAAGGCCTGGATCGTCAAACATCCCTGAGAATTTCCAGCACAAGCACCAACATCACTCGTGCTCAGAGAACGTTCATAAAAGAGAGCAGGACGGTCTGGTGGATTCAACAGTCTTTGCGAACATTGACTCCAAAATCATGAGCTGTAGGAACAGAGAAATGCAGGACAGCACAGAGGTTCGGAAACGGGTGGCAGTGAAGCAGTCGGCAGATATGGAAGAGGCCATGGAAGGCGTGAGATACGTCGCTGATAAGATAAAGAGcaaggatgatgatgaagcg GTCATTGAGGATTGGAAGTATGTGGCGATGGTAATCGACCGGCTCTTCCTCTGTATCTTTGTGTTGGTTTGCGTTTCTGGAACTGTTGGCCTCTTCATGCAGCCTCTAGTCAAGAGCTACAATATTCCCATGGCTGAcaacacagagtga
- the LOC132855610 gene encoding neuronal acetylcholine receptor subunit non-alpha-2, producing MTTNVWLWQEWVDYKLRWNPQDYGGITFIRVPSESIWLPDIVLYENADGRFEGSLMTKVIIKYNGAVTWTPPASYKSACTMDVTFFPFDRQNCSMKFGSWTYDGTMVDLVLVNHQVDRSDFFDNGEWEILSATGTKGRRHDVTLTYPFITYSFILKRLPLFYTLFLIIPCLGLSFLTVLVFYLPSDEGEKVTLSTSVLVSLTVFLLVIEEIIPSSSKVIPLIGEYLLFIMIFVTLSIIVTVFVINVHHRSSATYHPMAPWVRALFLQRLPQLLCMRTHTERYLYPELEPHSPDFKPHIRKAPPGPKGEGQALVNMLEKATFSVRYISRHIHKENFIREVVQDWKFVAQVLDRIFLWVFLIVSILGTILIFTPAVKMYILSSSSPLAP from the exons ATGACCACTAACGTGTGGTTGTGGCAG GAGTGGGTCGATTATAAACTGCGCTGGAACCCACAGGATTATGGTGGTATCACTTTCATCCGGGTTCCTTCAGAGAGCATTTGGCTGCCTGACATCGTGCTATACGAGAA TGCTGATGGAAGATTTGAGGGATCACTAATGACCAAagtcattataaaatataacgGCGCTGTCACTTGGACCCCTCCAGCCAGCTACAAATCGGCCTGCACTATGGATGTGACGTTCTTTCCATTTGACCGGCAGAACTGCTCGATGAAATTCGGCTCATGGACTTACGATGGCACCATGGTGGATCTAGTTCTCGTAAACCACCAGGTGGATCGCAGCGACTTCTTCGACAATGGCGAGTGGGAAATTCTGAGCGCCACAGGCACCAAGGGCAGACGGCATGACGTCACACTGACATACCCCTTCATCACTTACTCCTTCATTCTGAAGCGTCTCCCTCTCTTCTACACCCTCTTCCTCATTATCCCCTGCTTGGGTTTGTCCTTCCTCACAGTTCTGGTGTTCTATCTTCCATCAGACGAAGGCGAGAAGGTGACGCTGTCCACATCTGTGCTCGTCTCGCTCACCGTGTTCCTCCTTGTCATTGAGGAGATCATCCCATCTTCATCCAAGGTCATCCCACTGATCGGCGAGTACCTGCTTTTCATCATGATCTTTGTCACCCTGTCCATCATAGTCACCGTGTTTGTCATCAACGTGCATCACCGGTCCTCAGCCACCTACCACCCGATGGCACCGTGGGTACGTGCGCTCTTCTTACAACGCCTACCCCAGCTGCTGtgcatgcgcacgcacacagagcGATACCTTTACCCCGAACTGGAGCCGCACAGCCCCGACTTCAAACCGCACATAAGAAAAGCCCCACCAGGCCCCAAGGGTGAAGGTCAGGCTCTGGTCAACATGCTGGAGAAGGCCACTTTCTCCGTCCGTTACATTTCACGTCACATCCACAAGGAAAATTTCATCAGAGAG GTGGTGCAGGATTGGAAGTTTGTGGCTCAAGTTTTGGACAGAATCTTCCTCTGGGTGTTCCTCATTGTTTCAATATTAGGCACCATCCTCATCTTCACTCCTGCTGTAAAGATGTATATActctcttcatcttctccttTAGCCCCTTAG